acacacactccttggtAATGTTCTGCCATCTCTCTGTGTTCTGTTAGTCAACACACAATTGAAATGTCTCTTGTTTGACTCTACTGTGGGCCTGCTGCCAGTAAGTCCGCAGTTAATGAAACTTTATGACCAGTACAGCCCTCGCATGTCAGAGAATGCTGAAACTAAGCGGCAGATAGCCAAatatgattgtttttttattgaatctGTTTCAGGTCTCATAAGTTCCTGGATGCTATTCAAATGGTTCAGCCCACtggaagtaatagtagtaaatGTTGTTTTGAGATAGATGTATTCAGactgactgttttgtttttatttctgcagTTACTGGGACATGGCATATGACAGTGACGTAATGGAAAACAGAGTTGGCCTGAACTTGCTATATGCCCAGGTAAGGGGTCAGTATTAAGGTCACCAGTGTTTTTAGGACCTTTTAGGGTTGCTTGTCGCATGATGTAGGTGAACCAggcatttgcatttattttggcATTTTCTCAAATTAAAATCCCCCAAAGGAATGGGACCGAACAGGGAATGTAAATCGAAACAGAATGTATTTGTTTCCACAATGCATCTTTTGTGCTTCATTGAGCTTGCACGGTGCCATCACCACACCGAGGAAACTAAATCAAGCACAGCGTCATCCCTGGGCTGCTAAATGGCTTTATCCATCCCTTGGGTCCATCACTTATCTGATGGAGGTGTTCAGCGTGTTTTGGCTTTGCGGCGCGCTGAACCCAGTACCTCCCTGTGTTTCTCTATGATCCTATTAATAGCTGATCCCCTTAGCCGCAGCAACTGTGTTCTGTTTTCTTAAACATTTTAGGGATGGCTGGTTTGATTAAAATCTGTGGCTGTTGAGTGTTGCCGCTGTGTAGCTGAGTGGAAGTCTAAAAAAGTAATCAAAGAGAATAAgtggtgtgtgtacgtgtgtgtctgtgtgcctgtgcacTTGCTGACCTCTACTTTCTGTATGCAAAGTGACTTATTGAATTCTTCCACAATACAAAAATCAGTGCATGtaccaaagaaagaaaaatgtgacttttgcACATGCTGTATTTTATTAATCTGTGCAGATAGATGAACCTCAATTCTTCTTTTTGCTCTACCAGACAGTGTCTGACATTGAGCGAGGCTGGATACTCGTCAACAAAGACCAGCACAGGCAGCTCAAATCGCTGCAGGAGAAAGGCTCCAAGAAAGAGGTAAACAAGGCCATCTCATGTAGATTGATATACCTCCACATTGTCTTGTCTTGAATCCAGCTTGCAGAATACAAGGAATTGTCTTTGTCCGAGGAAAAGTCTGTAGACCGTAGAGAATACCGTCTCTAGTGCATTATGTTACGCAATTAGCctagtttttttaatactgaCGTACAATATTAATTTTTCATTACATCCATATTGCATTTACATGGGAGCATCCTTTTGAAAAGAAGAGGTCTGTTACATGAATCTATTTGAGAATTCCAACTGTTTTTATTCCAAGGTtaggaaaaagacatttttagaGAAATGACTCATCTAAAATCCCCacttctgttcttctgtttttgttgttgttgttttttttatatccagTTCATCCGGCTAGGCCAGACACTCAAATATTTTGGCTATATCAAGTTCGACCCGTGTATCACTGACTTCCCCGAGAAGGGCTGCCACGTCATCGTTAGCGCTGGCAACAACGAGCTCAACTTCCACGTCAAGCTGCCCAACGAACAGATGAAGGAGGGAAGCTTCAAGGTCACACGCATGAGGTGCTGGCGGGTCACCTCCTCTGTAAGtggactagtgtgtgtgtgtgtgtgtgtgtgtgtgtgtgtgtgtgtgtgtgtgtgtatgtgtatgtgtgagtgagagggggggaaggagagaggctATGTGCGTGTTCGCCTACATGCATGTGTTGGTGTCTGCCTATGCGTGCCTATGCAGGGAAAGATATGTTATCTATTTGGAATCCGTCCATATTATTAGGACAGTAGAGTTGGCagagtagagagacagaggagttgGCTAGAGTCCGCCTCAAACCAGCGAGGGTGCATGCCTTTCCAGAGTCGCTTGTTTACACAAGTAGAGCTTTACAAACCTCATCTCACCACTGTACCAGAGCCAAATGTCTTTTCTTAGTCTTGCCAAgcatcagtttctcctcctcctgcaaaCTAAAAGTGCTGACCTCCATACCATCCATCTTCATCAGTCCAATTACCCAAACACATAGCCCACACAAGGGTAGTGCTATATTGATCCACCAACCTCACACATAGAACACCATCCTTTACTTTAATTGATATTGTCTATTTGCTAGGAGGGAATCTGGTGGCATGCGGTACAAGAAAGCACATACCCAGCAGATTCTGtacagatatatacagtatagtgtagAGGTGTGGGTGGCTATTATTGAGCTCAGAATGATTGCATAGTTTTTATACATTGCACACTCGATGCATTAAATCTAATAAGTTGCCTAATAAAATTGTGGCCCAAAGCAGGAAATGTAAATGGTAAAACAGTAGACAAATGAATTGCGAGATGCAAACTGAATTGGAAAACACATTAGTAAATGGAATGatgcagtaaaagtaaaattgaatgcctttttaaaaatcattttgcAAATTGATGTATAAATTCAGTAATTGCCATTGATTAAAGTAAGTAATAAGTAAGGTTTACCACCCtattgcacaaaatgaccataataaatctctgattggttgatagggttattgatcaataccagtgactcaacagtTACggtgccaggtgctgagatttctgcccttcaaaactcactttccgacCTGTGCTTTCCACGGGTTGACATTAACTTTTCAGCCACTTCATCCTTTGAAGTTTCACTTGTCCTACagataccccccacccccactcccacaACCACCACTTTATAGATGTAAAATAAATAGATGGATATAAAATTTCTCTGAACTCGTCTATGATTATTAGGGAAGCACAGAAAACCTCCAAAATTGTCAGTTTTAGAATTGCTTCAGAGGAATTCAGCACTGATCATCATGCACCACACGGTCACAGTAAAGCTTGCTCTGCTTtgaatatgcattttttttctgcttacactcAATCAGTCATCCCGAAAGGAAACGGCTCTTTTGAAAGACTGAACAAGCTATTTTCACTTGTGTGAATAGCTGAGAAAAGCATTACATATTCTCTTCTTGTGAGCTCTGCCCAGATATTTCAGCTCCAGTTTGAAAGATGAACAGTCGTAGATGCAAGTCcgcatttaaatgtaaatgggGAAAACAGTTCACTTTTGTATTGCATTATAGTTACAGCCATGTAGTCATCTGCATCACAGAAACCTAAATGATGTCTATGATGGTATGTGAAGCcctgcttgtgatgaagggatATATAAATACACATGACTAAACTGGATTAGACATTGTCCAGCAGACTGACTAATTCCTGAGCTCATTCTCGGAGGTCGAAGTCATTTTAATGAGTCTTTTCCTCTCCAAACAAACTATCCAAAACATCTCATTTCATGGGGTCCTGCAATCCTCCTTCACAGTCATATCTCAAATCACATCTTGTTGGATCTTTTTCAAGGAAGCAGGAACAGGCTGTATATTTCTGCAAGGAGGACAAGTGTAaacagttagtgtgtgtgtgtgtgtcagaccctttgtttctgtgtgcatttgtgtcttAAGTGTGTATTTTTTCATGATAAGGGGGGACATGATGGGTAGAGTTAGCATGGGAGGGGTATAGCCAGGATCTAGCCCAGAGGAAGTAGTCCCACTCAGACTGGAGAGCCCCAGAGAGCCTCGGCACTCCACAGAACAGAGGCTCCACTAATGAGGAATGAGGGCTCGTCTCCAGAGAGCAATGTGCGTCTTCTGTGGCTTAGGGATTTCTGAATGCATTTGAATGTCTTCACTTGTACATCTTTGCCTCTTTCTTTGCTTATATGTTTGTCTTTTGAGTGTGTGCCATCTTGAATCTCAAGATGTGTGTGGGTTGCAATACAGCATCCTATTAAATGTGAATTTGACAACAgaaggtgtatgtgtgtctgtgtgcacacatgccAGCGTGCCTCTGTGTGCCTACCGCTCTAAGCCTGCTTGCGGTTTGTGATGCAGCAGCACAGTAACGAGGGCTTAACGAGGAGAGACGTAGGATAGGAAATGTCATTGGGCTGCTTATATGATCCTCCAATCAAAGAATAGAATGGGAAGCTTGTCCTCCATTTAGGTGTATGTGCCAAAATATGGAAATACTCTCTATTTTTCCATGTATTTTGCATACGAGAAGACAAACataatggtggtggtgatgaagtATTGTCGCTCTATTGAATTATAATGATGCTTGCATGCTGTAGCTGTGgacagagatgatgatgatgatgatgatgacgatgaagaCAATAGAACATGATTGTTAATGAGTGTAAATCATCAGTggctgatgatgataatgatgatcaCAGTGATGATGTATAACAAATTTAGATGGTGATGATAGTGACAACGCCTGCCAGCCAGCAAAGCCAAATAACCCTCCGcctttccctcctccactgCAGCAAGTCCCAGTAGCAAACGGCACGACCAATCCCTGCAGCTCAGCCAAGTGTGAGGTCAAGCTGGAGCTGGCCTTCGAGTATTTGATGAGCAAGGACCGCCTCCAGTGGGTCACCATCACCAGTCCACAGGTAAAGGCTCACTGACAGGGTCAATCTGGGGTCAACAAGGGTCACCGAGCAGGTTAAGCGAAGCATTAAATTACTGCGACTCAAAGTGATTGTGCTGATTATGGTCACTcggtttttttcttcctcttcttccatttCCTTGAATTCTTCCTCTCGGAAACTGGTCTGTTATCTATTTTGATAGTATCTATGAAAGATGTGTTTAAAAATATACTTGGAACTGTATAAAAttcagcagatttttttttttaccggcTGTGATTTCAGGCTATCATGATGAGTATCTGCCTTCAGTCTATGGTGGATGAGCTAATGGTGAAGAAGTCAGGGGGCAGCATCAAAAAGGTTTGTTTCCAGGGAATTTTAATACCACCTACGTATGATGATCAGCTAGACCCAACATGCTCAATATTCCAATACTCaggaatgtagtggagggtaaatgcacctaaactcagtttacccacctttttatttaaagaaTAGTTTACCTACGTTTTTAGGCTGGCATACATTTTTATGTACTAAATTTACattatacatcatagtaagcaAACTGATATAATTTACATGAAGATGGTGTCttttaggagaaaaaaaaggcataaaTTGATGCTTTGCTGAAAATATAACTtggtttttgttcattttggtgGTTGCgatgcctcatgatgatcatcAAGTGGAGATAATAGATttctcacctttttatttaccactatatcACTGCTAATACTAAATGGCTCACACAGGCATTCAAACTTGTCATGGGCAAACATCCTCTGTTTTGAGTGCAGTTCTGAAATCAGGCTCATACTTATATGTAAAGCACACTTCAGATGTTCATAGATTTTCTTTCCTTACAAtaataatgtgtttattttatctTGTGTCACCTCCTAGATGCTGAGGAAACGGCACAACGGCTCCATCCACCGGTCAGACAGTCAGCAAGCTGTGAAATCTCCCCCTCTACTGGTGAGCAATGGGACATCATGCCctaagtgtgtttttgtgttggaTTTAGATCTCTGGTAAGAGGAGAATTTGactctgtgtgttcattttgGCTGCAGGACTCCCCCGACCCGAACCGTGAACAAATCGTCAAACTCTCTGTGAGTATATGTGGATTTTTGAGTCTGTTGTAAGGTGTCATGCTCTAAAAAATATTGTGTTCTGCAAAATGGTGAAACATGCAGCCCAGTAATGTGGTTGGATAATGTATTTCCATAACCCCACACCCCTTAAATAGGCTCTTACAGAGATAAATCTAATGTCTGTGCTGTATTAAGTATGCTATCGATGCTTCCATCCAGACCAAGCTGAGCTCAGTGTCCCTCCGAGGGATCAGCGCCTCCAACTCTGCAAACGATATCAGTGGCAATGATTTCCATGGCAACTACGCTTTCGAGGGAATCGGGGATGACGACCTGTAACCCCtgcttccccctcctcctcctctccttccattcCACTCTCAACGATTGGGACGACAAAGATTACAAGCTGAGCTGAGCCGAGCCGAGCGGAACGTAGGTGTCCGGTTCTGCAAGATTGTAGCTTCCTCCTGGAGAATTTGCTGCCTTAAGCTCTCATTTAATCTTTGACagtgtctttgtttttcagaCTTATAAAAAGCTCATCTTGATTTTGTATTTTAGTTACAGTCATCATATTCAATTTAAACTTTGTCCCTATGTTATGGAACTTGCGACATCATTTAAATAGCATGCAAAGCTACAGATATTAAAATAGGGATGCATTCTTCTACATTGCAGAAATCTGTGTTCTTTCAAAAGAATCGCTTATATATTACTGTCTTACAAattcctgattttttttttccattgtacATTGACATTATGTGTGAAGTTCTATAATCCATTGGAATTTTTGAGGTACAAAGTAAATTAATATATTGGAAACTAAACAGATGAAGAAAACTTGCCAGATCTCGGATTTGCATGTTCCTTTCCAACTAGAGAGCCAAATGTTTAGTAAGACCTGGCACTAGTGATGATACAGCAGAACTGGACATGGGTAGTTATCTGAATTATCCAGAGTCCAGTGAATGTGTTGAAATTGATCTCATTTGAGCAATTAAAACTGTAGACTATTCAGAGCGACAGCTTAATTATATGGATGATACTTTTGGCTCGGCTATATACCAAAATGTCATGTACTTAGCCAATATCTAGTTTCCATACTGTTAGCGATCCTCTGTCTGTCATGCTGTTCATGTGCCAAGCTAGTAAACAAGTTAGGTTTGGCTCCACAAGATGATTACAATGGTGTTTTTAATGGAATTTTCACCTTATGTTTGAGGCACAGCCACTCATACTGCCTTCAGAAACAGTCTAATGCCTTAACTCTTCCTTTTTGCCTCATCGGCTACCTTGTCATTTAACAAGAGAATGGGGAGGTTATGCCATTGGTTGAAACTTAAAAGAAAATCTAGTTAGTCTTAGCCAGTGTTACCTAGAATCTTGCAGAACGTCATAGATTGGTTGATTTGGCCGAGCTGCTTGCACTTGCTGAACCCATAATTTTGCACAGTATTACAGGTGGAGATGGATATTTGAGTGAAAGCTTGAGCATGACTTAATATTGTGTGGATATTTCTAAGGGGCTCTGTAAATCCatctatgattttttttttttttttccaaccaatTTTTTAAGGTTTCTCATAAATGCCAAATTATAGTTTACTAAAGCATTTTGCacaaaagaaacataaaaaaattatGACAATGTCacttttatattatgtacatgcAATTTAAAAAGTATTCTGAACATTTACTAATATCTTTATCATCAATAGTTTATTGTAATCAAATAGATCAAATGTAATCTAAGCTGTATAGaacaaaaaaagtttaaaaggaCTAACATTTATCATTGTTTACAGAATGTTTAGGGGACTTTTTAGTTAAAATGAAAAGTGTTTACAAATTTCACATCTGATTTGTATtgattgtctttttctttttggggCGAGTAATGGTGTTGTGCGGAGCATCTTTTGGGCTTCAATTCATTATTGTAATTTGTAAGTAAAGTGTGTCAATCATCTCAGAGGATTTAGCTGAAAAGGTGCTTGATGAAGTGGCTAATGTGATCACAGATGCTGGTGTGATCTCTGAACAAAGTTAGTTAATGGAAGgtaacaaacaaaatgaacataTTCCACTATTTTGTAACAGCTGTCATTCCAGGTTCAACAAGTCATTCC
This genomic stretch from Centroberyx gerrardi isolate f3 chromosome 18, fCenGer3.hap1.cur.20231027, whole genome shotgun sequence harbors:
- the snx17 gene encoding sorting nexin-17 isoform X2, which encodes MHFSIPETEVRSGENGSTYVAYNIHVNGVLHCRVRYSQLLGLHEQIKKEYGNNVVPAFPPKKIFTLTPAEVEQRREQLEKYMQAVRQDPLLGASEMFNSFLRKAQQETQQIPTEEVALEICLSNGQKVTVNILTSDQTEDVLEAVASKLDLPDDLVGYFSLFLVREGVDGGLTFVRKLQEFELPYVSITSLRSSEFHILLRKSYWDMAYDSDVMENRVGLNLLYAQTVSDIERGWILVNKDQHRQLKSLQEKGSKKEFIRLGQTLKYFGYIKFDPCITDFPEKGCHVIVSAGNNELNFHVKLPNEQMKEGSFKVTRMRCWRVTSSQVPVANGTTNPCSSAKCEVKLELAFEYLMSKDRLQWVTITSPQMLRKRHNGSIHRSDSQQAVKSPPLLDSPDPNREQIVKLSTKLSSVSLRGISASNSANDISGNDFHGNYAFEGIGDDDL
- the snx17 gene encoding sorting nexin-17 isoform X1, yielding MHFSIPETEVRSGENGSTYVAYNIHVNGVLHCRVRYSQLLGLHEQIKKEYGNNVVPAFPPKKIFTLTPAEVEQRREQLEKYMQAVRQDPLLGASEMFNSFLRKAQQETQQIPTEEVALEICLSNGQKVTVNILTSDQTEDVLEAVASKLDLPDDLVGYFSLFLVREGVDGGLTFVRKLQEFELPYVSITSLRSSEFHILLRKSYWDMAYDSDVMENRVGLNLLYAQTVSDIERGWILVNKDQHRQLKSLQEKGSKKEFIRLGQTLKYFGYIKFDPCITDFPEKGCHVIVSAGNNELNFHVKLPNEQMKEGSFKVTRMRCWRVTSSQVPVANGTTNPCSSAKCEVKLELAFEYLMSKDRLQWVTITSPQAIMMSICLQSMVDELMVKKSGGSIKKMLRKRHNGSIHRSDSQQAVKSPPLLDSPDPNREQIVKLSTKLSSVSLRGISASNSANDISGNDFHGNYAFEGIGDDDL